One window of the Corticium candelabrum chromosome 7, ooCorCand1.1, whole genome shotgun sequence genome contains the following:
- the LOC134181899 gene encoding uncharacterized protein LOC134181899, whose protein sequence is MFVYLFGLSVGLFLPLAAYLLFRRSNRTTELPNAVVLRNLGEDGPARQLGRAVLPEETLTRSSNRKDTPRRLSFSSALKSGGVMQRPSLRNRSIVSSPRQHFAPSPLISPHEGTRFGSHLGGGLVDYVTKTRLKKDHELSRSPVMVRVKPASTPPPPVAQMVSESTPNDRETVLMALKQTTSRKRVIPSDTELLDDNINAAKRKRPPEGVGQGTKRQAADTASREGNKSVAKRSRNISGSVKGSVKGSDNQFSDKARKRQASPPTPPENKRPVVQQRREQQTKKTAAPVSNRVLLDDDIMMDDATAMPSKTSQKRTRRVRDQDQRDEKQSSVGTKSTGTGESTSRVESKEMKRRRRRSSNQEKPAVQVFKSNIPIYSPGQREGVALRRFVPLHNDPKAPLKLPAQLTKGKKYTKEDIEHDRQAAHSRVEYLLADDEENDGDAKMKESEDKTVSKDSSDAKDDRDATQNAEVTVNTTATEHEEPLKNSTITPSVENTTPVEGNASEVQTSAAPGLKLGGEEFNLPPPPSYESLTDTSHQILNEQAKSHSSITEGFLQQPSALIAKTQSSTELPKPSFSLESLQKGVASQENKPLFTFPSIALSTQSTTPLVSSSQLSTSTKATSILPTGFNLTSGISFPSVSTPQSEKTTTSAVSHDVVSPMSDEDTEGTPQQTGTTPNATVKTAPKVSFNVLPSSQTQTPQQPDATATTKFSFGLTPGQGRQKEKETSKTPNLLFNFTQTPQLPLQQQTQRITGGPSFSFGQNSSTPGGGLAPQSTPSNFSFSLKPQGKPTSGGGLPFQFESQTAGQNAQQVATPVPSFGPLGGNQTKQNVPATFNFSLSAATGQPTAQGTFGNQHTHMTPTFGAQPSGFLSNQSFTAGQGNGGQMGQTVGFTVGSSSSSQQRPVARARRRTQGKPR, encoded by the exons atgtttgtctatctttttgGACTTAGTGTTGGTCTTTTTCTTCCATTAGCGGCATATTTGTTATTCAGGCGATCTAATCGAACAACTGAGCTACCAAACGCAGTTGTTTTACGGAATTTAGGGGAAGACGGGCCTGCGAGACAGTTGGGACGAGCAGTACTGCCGGAGGAGACACTAACGAGGTCATCGAATCGAAAAGATACTCCCAGACGCTTGAGCTTCAG CTCTGCATTGAAGTCTGGTGGTGTGATGCAGCGACCTTCTCTAAGAAATCGTTCTATTGTTAGTAGTCCCCGTCAACACTTTGCCCCATCACCACTGATCAGTCCACACGAAGGGACAAGATTCGGCAGTCATTTAGGCGGTGGACTGGTTGATTATGTGACTAAGACACGACTGAAGAAAGATCACGAGTTGAGTAGGAGTCCTGTTATGGTGAGGGTGAAGCCCGCCAGtactcctcctcctcctgttgCTCAAATGGTTTCAGAGTCGACTCCGAATGATAGAGAAACAGTTCTGATGGCTTTGAAACAGACGACAAG TCGGAAACGAGTGATTCCTTCTGATACCGAACTCTTGGACGACAACATCAACGCAGCCAAGAGAAAGAG GCCACCAGAAGGTGTCGGTCAGGGGACAAAGAGACAGGCTGCTGATACAGCCAGTCGTGAAGGCAATAAGAGTGTAGCCAAACGATCAAGGAATATTAGCGGTAGTGTGAAAGGCAGTGTGAAAGGCAGTGACAATCAATTTAGTGACAAG GCTAGGAAAAGGCAGGCATCACCTCCGACACCCCCTGAAAATAAACGCCCAGTCGTGCAGCAGAGACGagagcaacaaacaaagaaaacagcTGCACCCGTGAGCAACAG GGTACTGCTAGATGATGACATCATGATGGATGACGCTACAGCCATGCCATCCAAGACGTCACAGAAGCGAACACGCAGGGTGAGAGATCAAGATCAGCGCGATGAGAAACAGTCGTCGGTGGGAACCAAATCAACTGGGACAGGAGAGAGTACAAGTCGTGTCGAATCGAAAGAAATGAAACGAAGACGACGACGAAGTTCCAATCAAGAGAAACCTGCTGTGCAGGTATTTAAGTCTAATATTCCTATATATTCACCAGGGCAACGTGAGGGTGTGGCTTTGAGACGGTTTGTTCCACTTCATAACGATCCAAAGGCTCCATTGAAGCTG CCAGCTCAATTGACAAAGGGGAAGAAGTATACGAAGGAGGATATCGAACATGACAGACAGGCTGCACATAGTAGGGTTGAATATCTGTTGGCAGACGATGAGGAGAATGATGGTGATGCCAAAATGAAAGAATCTGAAGATAAGACAG TTTCCAAAGACTCAAGTGATGCGAAAGATGACCGAGATGCAACCCAGAATGCCGAAGTTACTGTCAATACAACAGCCACCGAGCATGAAGAGCCATTAAAAAATTCAACCATTACACCTAGTGTGGAGAACACAACTCCTGTGGAAGGAAACGCAAGCGAAGTACAAACCTCTGCTGCTCCGGGATTGAAATTGGGAGGAGAGGAATTCAATCTTCCTCCACCTCCATCGTATGAAAGTCTTACTGATACATCACATCAAATTCTCAACGAGCAAGCAAAGTCTCATTCAAGCATTACTGAAGGTTTTTTGCAGCAGCCTAGTGCTCTGATAGCAAAGACTCAAAGTTCAACGGAACTACCAAAGCCTTCGTTCTCTCTTGAATCATTACAGAAAGGTGTGGCAAGCCAAGAAAACAAACCACTGTTTACTTTTCCATCCATTGCTCTATCCACTCAATCAACAACACCATTAGTTAGCTCATCTCAGCTCTCTACATCAACGAAAGCCACTAGCATCTTGCCGACTGGCTTTAATTTGACGAGTGGAATATCATTTCCTTCTGTGTCTACTCCTCAATCAGAGAAGACGACGACTTCAGCAGTGAGTCATGATGTGGTGAGTCCGATGTCGGATGAGGACACAGAAGGGACACCACAACAGACAGGAACTACACCAAATGCAACAGTGAAGACCGCACCCAAGGTGTCATTCAACGTATTGCCCAGTAGCCAGACTCAAACGCCACAACAGCCAGACGCAACCGCAACAACGAAATTTTCATTTGGGCTAACGCCTGGACAAGGACGGCAGAAGGAAAAAGAAACCAGTAAAACACCAAATTTATTATTCAATTTTACACAAACTCCTCAGCTTCctctacaacagcaaacacagAGGATCACAGGTGGACCGAGTTTCTCATTTGGACAGAATTCTAGCACGCCAGGTGGAGGTCTTGCTCCTCAGTCAACTCCTAGCAACTTCAGTTTTTCTCTCAAGCCACAAGGCAAGCCAACTAGTGGAGGTGGATTGCCGTTTCAATTTGAATCTCAAACGGCTGGCCAGAACGCTCAACAAGTTGCCACTCCTGTACCATCATTTGGACCTTTAGGAGGCAACCAGACAAAGCAAAACGTGCCTGCAACATTCAATTTCTCATTATCAGCTGCTACAGGGCAGCCGACTGCACAAGGGACATTTGggaaccaacacacacacatgacacccACGTTTGGTGCTCAACCTTCTGGTTTTTTAAGCAATCAGTCATTTACAGCAGGTCAAGGAAATGGAGGCCAAATGGGCCAAACTGTAGGATTCACGGTAGGTAGTAGTTCAAGTTCGCAGCAACGGCCGGTTGCTCGAGCGCGACGCCGGACACAAGGCAAACCCCGGTAG